A part of Ignavibacteriales bacterium genomic DNA contains:
- a CDS encoding M48 family metallopeptidase, translated as MKLLKILLPIILLAFTLYHCSTVPITGRSQLSLIPASEMNSMSFQQYDQFLQENKLSQSKSDIDMVKRVGANIQKAVETYFKQNNLSKELAGYQWEFNLIESKEINAWCMPGGKVVVYTGILPLTKDETGLAVVMGHEIAHAIAQHGAERMSQGLLQQLGGVALTVALKDKPQETQNLFMTAYGVGTTVGVMLPFSRTQESEADRLGLIFMSMAGYNPNYAVDFWTRMSQMGGQKPPEFLSTHPSDETRIADIKKELPEALKYYKK; from the coding sequence ATGAAATTATTAAAAATATTATTACCGATTATATTGTTAGCGTTTACGCTTTACCATTGCAGCACTGTCCCCATTACAGGCAGATCGCAGCTAAGTCTTATTCCGGCAAGCGAAATGAATTCGATGAGCTTTCAACAATATGATCAATTCCTTCAAGAAAATAAGTTAAGCCAGAGTAAGTCAGATATTGACATGGTTAAACGTGTTGGTGCAAATATTCAGAAAGCAGTTGAAACTTATTTCAAACAAAATAATTTGTCGAAGGAACTCGCGGGATACCAGTGGGAATTTAATCTCATTGAAAGCAAAGAAATAAATGCCTGGTGCATGCCCGGTGGTAAGGTGGTTGTTTATACCGGAATTCTTCCTTTAACAAAAGATGAAACAGGATTAGCTGTTGTTATGGGACACGAAATAGCGCACGCAATTGCTCAGCACGGTGCTGAAAGAATGAGTCAAGGTTTATTGCAGCAGCTTGGCGGAGTTGCTTTGACAGTAGCTTTGAAAGATAAACCGCAAGAAACACAAAATCTTTTTATGACTGCATATGGAGTTGGAACTACAGTTGGAGTTATGCTGCCATTCAGCCGCACGCAGGAAAGTGAAGCCGATAGATTAGGATTAATATTTATGTCAATGGCGGGATACAATCCAAATTATGCAGTTGATTTCTGGACGAGAATGTCTCAAATGGGCGGACAAAAACCCCCTGAATTTTTAAGCACCCACCCTTCAGATGAAACGAGAATAGCAGATATCAAAAAAGAATTGCCGGAAGCATTGAAGTATTATAAAAAATAA
- a CDS encoding TrpB-like pyridoxal phosphate-dependent enzyme, with the protein MNASKKILLNESEIPLNYYNIQADMPNPMLPPLHPGTKQPIGPQDLEALFPMELIKQEVSKERYIEIPDEVRKIYKMYRPTPLYRATELEKLLDTPAKIYYKYEGVSPAGSHKPNTAIAQAFYNKMEGAKGLATETGAGQWGSALSFACQKFGLSCEVYMVKISYDQKPYRKIMMNTWGATVIVSPSNKTNSGRKILEQDPDSPGSLGIAISEAVERAATTDGINYALGSVLNHVLLHQTVIGQEAIKQLEMAGDFPDIVIAPFGGGSNFAGIAFPFLRYNFQEGKHIRCIAIEPASCPKLTKGEFRYDFGDTVGLTPLIPMYTLGHTFVPAPIHAGGLRYHGAGAIVSQLLKDKLIEASAIAQLECFEAGVKFARTEGIIPAPEATHGIAQVIREAKKAKIEGKQKIILFNLCGHGYFDMSAYQAYFNGELQDHELTDKELYSALRELDTPVAI; encoded by the coding sequence ATGAACGCATCCAAAAAAATTCTGTTAAACGAATCTGAAATACCGCTGAACTATTACAACATCCAGGCAGATATGCCAAATCCAATGCTGCCTCCGCTTCATCCGGGAACAAAGCAGCCGATTGGTCCGCAAGATCTTGAAGCATTATTTCCAATGGAATTAATTAAGCAGGAAGTTTCCAAAGAAAGATATATTGAAATACCTGATGAGGTTAGAAAAATTTATAAAATGTATCGCCCAACTCCGCTTTATCGCGCGACTGAATTAGAAAAGCTACTCGATACTCCGGCAAAAATTTATTATAAGTATGAGGGGGTTAGTCCCGCAGGTTCGCACAAACCAAACACTGCAATTGCACAGGCATTTTACAATAAGATGGAAGGGGCAAAAGGTTTGGCAACTGAAACAGGTGCCGGACAGTGGGGAAGCGCACTAAGTTTTGCGTGTCAAAAATTCGGTTTAAGCTGTGAAGTCTATATGGTAAAGATCAGCTACGACCAAAAGCCTTACAGAAAAATTATGATGAATACGTGGGGGGCAACTGTTATTGTTTCACCAAGTAATAAAACAAATTCAGGAAGAAAAATTCTTGAACAGGATCCGGATTCTCCCGGCAGCTTGGGTATTGCAATATCTGAAGCTGTTGAGAGAGCCGCTACAACAGATGGAATAAACTATGCACTCGGCAGTGTACTAAATCATGTTCTACTTCATCAAACTGTAATTGGACAAGAGGCAATAAAACAATTAGAGATGGCTGGTGATTTTCCTGATATTGTTATAGCACCATTTGGCGGCGGATCAAACTTTGCAGGAATTGCATTTCCATTTTTGCGATATAATTTTCAGGAAGGAAAACACATTCGCTGCATTGCTATTGAACCTGCATCATGTCCAAAATTAACTAAAGGAGAATTTAGATATGATTTTGGTGATACAGTTGGATTAACCCCGTTAATCCCAATGTACACACTCGGACACACATTCGTTCCAGCCCCAATCCATGCAGGTGGGTTGCGTTATCATGGTGCCGGTGCAATTGTAAGTCAATTATTAAAAGATAAATTAATTGAAGCATCAGCAATTGCACAACTTGAATGCTTTGAAGCCGGAGTAAAGTTTGCACGGACTGAAGGAATTATTCCAGCACCTGAAGCAACACACGGCATTGCACAAGTTATTCGTGAGGCAAAAAAAGCCAAGATTGAAGGAAAACAAAAAATAATTTTGTTTAATCTTTGCGGGCACGGTTATTTTGATATGAGTGCTTATCAAGCTTACTTTAATGGTGAGCTGCAGGATCACGAATTAACTGATAAAGAACTTTATTCTGCATTAAGAGAATTGGATACTCCTGTTGCAATTTAA
- a CDS encoding alpha-amylase, whose product MKVISKLITSIILLPLLLSNHSLPQNNFPGLFKTPDWAKALSIYEVNIRQFTEAGTFKEFEKHLPRLNDVGAGILWLMPINPIGEKNRKGPLGSYYSVKDYLAVNPEFGSLDDFKSLVNKAHAMGMYIIVDWVANHSAWDNVWVGTHPDFYTKDSAGNFVPPIQDWGDVIDLNYDNKDLWKEMINALKYWVKECDIDGYRCDVAGMVPIEFWIEARKELEKIKPVFMLAEWDKPEIHEAFDMSYDWNFHKIMNSIYKEEMTASDIVEHFTDDKKYFPADAIRMLFTSNHDENSWNGTEFERLGEAAETFAVLTCVLPGMPLVYSGQEAGFNKRLSFFDKDTITWKEHPMKDVYKKLFMLRNINQALLPESSINFFDINDDDLILFTRSTDDEKVFAIFNLSKDEKDFSFYDKSMNGNFRNYFTGELADFSISQNLKLNPWSYKIFVKQ is encoded by the coding sequence ATGAAAGTAATTTCAAAACTCATAACTTCAATTATTTTATTACCCCTCCTTTTAAGTAATCATTCATTACCACAAAATAATTTTCCGGGTTTATTTAAAACTCCCGATTGGGCAAAAGCTCTTTCTATTTATGAAGTAAACATTCGTCAGTTTACAGAAGCCGGCACATTTAAGGAATTTGAAAAACATCTCCCCCGTTTGAACGACGTTGGTGCCGGTATTTTATGGTTAATGCCAATTAATCCAATCGGTGAAAAGAATAGAAAGGGACCTCTCGGCAGTTACTATTCAGTAAAAGATTATCTTGCCGTAAATCCCGAGTTTGGATCGCTTGATGATTTTAAATCTCTTGTGAATAAAGCGCACGCAATGGGCATGTATATTATAGTAGATTGGGTTGCAAATCATTCCGCTTGGGATAACGTTTGGGTAGGAACTCATCCTGATTTTTATACAAAGGATAGTGCCGGAAATTTTGTCCCTCCGATTCAGGATTGGGGGGATGTAATTGATCTTAATTATGATAATAAAGATTTATGGAAAGAGATGATCAACGCTCTCAAGTATTGGGTGAAAGAATGCGACATTGATGGTTACCGCTGTGATGTTGCAGGGATGGTGCCGATTGAATTTTGGATTGAGGCACGAAAAGAACTTGAAAAAATTAAACCAGTATTCATGCTTGCCGAATGGGATAAGCCTGAAATACACGAAGCATTTGATATGAGCTATGATTGGAACTTCCATAAAATTATGAACTCGATATATAAGGAGGAGATGACAGCTTCAGATATAGTTGAACATTTTACTGATGATAAAAAATATTTCCCTGCTGATGCAATCAGGATGCTTTTCACTTCTAATCATGATGAAAACAGTTGGAACGGAACTGAATTTGAAAGGCTGGGGGAAGCAGCGGAAACGTTTGCTGTTCTAACATGCGTACTTCCGGGTATGCCCCTGGTTTACAGCGGGCAGGAAGCAGGTTTTAATAAGCGGCTGTCTTTCTTCGATAAAGACACGATAACCTGGAAAGAACATCCGATGAAAGATGTTTATAAAAAATTATTTATGCTTCGAAATATTAATCAAGCTCTGCTTCCGGAAAGCTCCATTAATTTTTTCGATATAAATGATGACGACTTAATTCTATTCACCAGAAGCACAGACGATGAAAAAGTTTTTGCTATTTTTAATTTATCAAAAGATGAAAAGGATTTTTCTTTCTATGATAAAAGTATGAATGGAAACTTTCGAAATTATTTTACCGGGGAACTTGCAGATTTTTCAATCTCACAAAATCTGAAACTGAATCCCTGGAGTTATAAAATCTTTGTGAAGCAATAA
- a CDS encoding aminopeptidase P family protein: MFDSKIYTKRRNELKKKMGSGLVLFPANEEPAMNYPANTYTFRQDSSFLYYFGLDMPDVFGLIDVDNNEEIIFGNDCTVDDVVWMGPQKTIKQKAELAGVKKTLLLDKLGEKLLSAIRTGRRIHFLPQYRWKIVFDLSKLLGINAESINKYSSEKLIKNVIEQRSIKNKEEIAETEFALEIAYQMHTYAMRMTRPGIYEREIAGAIEGIALSMGCGVSFSVIFSINGQTLHNHHHDNLIKDGDLVVNDSGAESLLHYASDITRTFPASGKFSNKQKEIYQIVLDAQMGAIQKIKPGVKYKDVHLHSAKVIVEGLKNLGLMKGSVDEAVAAGAHALFFPHGLGHMLGLDVHDLEGLGENFVGYDKSIERSNQFGLAYLRLAKPLQQGFLLTVEPGVYFIPELIDQWRSKKMHNEFINYDAVAKYRTFGGVRIEDNILVGKNAGKVLGRPIPKSVEEVEQLCSSII; the protein is encoded by the coding sequence ATGTTTGATTCAAAAATCTACACCAAAAGAAGAAACGAACTGAAAAAGAAAATGGGTTCGGGGTTAGTGTTATTCCCGGCCAACGAAGAACCGGCAATGAACTATCCAGCCAACACATATACTTTCAGACAGGATAGTTCATTCTTATATTATTTCGGTTTGGATATGCCGGATGTTTTCGGATTGATTGACGTTGATAATAATGAAGAAATCATTTTCGGTAATGATTGCACCGTGGACGATGTTGTGTGGATGGGACCGCAAAAAACAATTAAACAAAAAGCTGAACTTGCGGGAGTGAAAAAAACATTGCTGCTCGATAAATTGGGAGAGAAATTATTATCTGCAATTAGAACAGGCAGAAGGATTCATTTCCTCCCCCAATACAGGTGGAAAATTGTTTTTGATCTTTCAAAACTTTTAGGAATCAACGCCGAATCAATTAATAAATATTCGTCGGAAAAATTAATTAAAAATGTAATTGAACAGCGCTCAATAAAAAATAAAGAAGAAATCGCTGAAACAGAATTTGCTCTTGAGATCGCTTATCAAATGCATACCTACGCAATGCGAATGACACGCCCGGGTATTTATGAAAGAGAAATTGCAGGGGCAATCGAGGGCATTGCTCTCTCAATGGGCTGCGGTGTTTCATTCTCAGTTATTTTTTCTATCAATGGACAAACACTGCATAATCATCATCACGATAACCTGATAAAAGACGGCGACCTTGTTGTTAATGATTCCGGTGCAGAATCTCTTCTGCATTATGCAAGCGATATTACAAGGACTTTTCCTGCAAGCGGAAAATTTTCTAATAAACAAAAAGAGATTTATCAAATCGTACTTGATGCGCAGATGGGTGCAATTCAGAAAATAAAACCGGGGGTAAAGTATAAAGATGTTCACTTGCATTCAGCAAAAGTGATTGTCGAAGGATTGAAAAATCTGGGATTGATGAAAGGCAGTGTTGATGAAGCTGTTGCTGCAGGCGCACATGCTTTGTTTTTTCCGCACGGACTCGGACACATGCTCGGGCTTGATGTTCACGATCTCGAAGGGCTGGGGGAAAATTTTGTCGGCTATGATAAATCTATCGAAAGAAGCAATCAATTCGGGCTTGCATATTTAAGATTAGCAAAACCACTTCAGCAAGGTTTTTTACTAACTGTTGAGCCGGGCGTATATTTTATTCCTGAACTTATTGATCAATGGCGATCAAAAAAAATGCACAACGAGTTTATCAATTATGATGCGGTTGCAAAATATAGAACCTTTGGCGGGGTAAGAATTGAAGACAATATTTTAGTTGGGAAAAATGCCGGCAAAGTACTTGGAAGACCTATTCCTAAATCAGTTGAGGAAGTCGAACAACTTTGTTCAAGCATCATTTGA
- a CDS encoding response regulator: MALSKELVELHHGKIKVESEKGGWTEFILEFPISRHHLKDDEIIVEEKISKTKITVDANLISQNILTESKKDELIPNGKDEAEEEKTIILVVEDNYDMREYIKESFGENYLVEEAVNGEQGVRKAEKIIPDLIISDMMMPKMDGNELVRKLKNDEMTSHIPIILLTAKAGQENKLEGLETGADDYLTKPFDVRELRVRIENLIKIRRKLQAKYSKLEYVLKPDGKKGTSLDEKFMIKVGEVIEKHISEEEFNIEEFCSEVAMSRTQLHRKLKALTGKSATLYVRTVKLSKAKKMIEEKTGNISEIAYSLGFSSPAYFTRCFKEEFGYPPSDIKR, encoded by the coding sequence TTGGCTCTTTCTAAAGAATTAGTGGAACTTCATCATGGTAAAATTAAAGTTGAAAGTGAAAAAGGAGGCTGGACAGAATTTATTTTGGAATTTCCAATCAGCAGACATCATTTGAAAGATGACGAGATAATAGTTGAAGAGAAAATAAGCAAAACAAAAATTACAGTTGATGCTAATTTAATTTCTCAGAATATTCTCACAGAATCAAAAAAGGATGAACTAATCCCAAATGGAAAGGATGAGGCAGAAGAAGAAAAAACTATCATCCTTGTGGTTGAAGATAATTATGATATGAGAGAATATATAAAGGAATCCTTTGGAGAAAATTATCTTGTTGAAGAAGCTGTAAACGGAGAACAGGGTGTAAGAAAAGCAGAAAAGATTATTCCGGATCTTATCATTAGCGATATGATGATGCCGAAAATGGATGGGAATGAGTTGGTAAGAAAATTAAAGAATGATGAGATGACAAGTCACATCCCAATTATATTGCTTACAGCTAAAGCAGGACAAGAAAATAAATTAGAAGGATTAGAAACTGGTGCTGATGATTATCTGACCAAACCTTTTGATGTCAGAGAGTTACGGGTAAGAATTGAAAACCTGATTAAAATCAGAAGGAAATTGCAGGCAAAATACAGTAAGCTGGAATATGTATTAAAGCCTGATGGAAAAAAGGGAACAAGTTTGGATGAGAAATTTATGATTAAAGTTGGAGAAGTAATTGAGAAGCACATTTCTGAGGAAGAATTTAATATAGAAGAATTCTGCAGTGAAGTGGCAATGAGTAGAACTCAATTGCATAGAAAATTAAAAGCCTTGACCGGAAAATCGGCAACCTTATATGTCAGAACGGTAAAGTTGTCGAAAGCAAAAAAGATGATTGAAGAGAAGACGGGAAATATTTCTGAAATAGCATATTCTCTTGGATTTTCAAGTCCGGCATACTTTACCAGATGCTTCAAAGAAGAATTTGGTTACCCGCCAAGCGATATAAAAAGGTAA
- a CDS encoding T9SS type A sorting domain-containing protein, producing the protein MFASAPNIAANGEWRIISIVFQTKFNTTLRWNGNSATMSVNLLGPSFFGPMGDSTGSGGGIAGADGVPNGNLLTANCDFAEAIVYDTLLTDSEILAVENYLADKYNISITTGFENPREEIIPEQFTLLQNYPNPFNPSTTIKFQVPNSSFVNLKVYDILGRKVATLVNEEKPVGSYEVNFDASQLSSGIYFYKLQAGSYVETKKMTLLR; encoded by the coding sequence ATGTTCGCCAGCGCACCCAACATAGCCGCAAATGGTGAATGGAGGATCATAAGCATAGTATTTCAAACGAAATTTAACACTACATTGCGATGGAATGGCAATAGTGCAACAATGTCAGTTAACCTACTTGGTCCATCCTTCTTTGGTCCTATGGGTGATTCGACTGGCTCAGGTGGAGGAATTGCAGGAGCTGATGGTGTCCCGAATGGAAACTTGCTTACGGCGAACTGTGACTTCGCGGAGGCGATTGTCTATGATACACTGCTGACTGATTCTGAAATATTAGCAGTTGAAAATTATCTCGCTGATAAATATAATATATCTATAACTACAGGATTTGAAAATCCCCGGGAAGAAATTATTCCTGAACAATTTACTTTATTGCAGAATTATCCCAATCCATTTAATCCTTCAACCACTATTAAATTCCAGGTTCCGAATTCATCATTCGTAAATCTAAAAGTATATGATATTCTTGGAAGAAAAGTTGCAACATTAGTTAATGAAGAAAAGCCAGTTGGAAGTTATGAAGTAAATTTTGATGCTTCACAATTATCATCAGGAATATATTTTTATAAACTGCAGGCAGGCAGTTACGTTGAAACGAAAAAGATGACACTGCTTCGATAA